The following proteins are encoded in a genomic region of Helicobacter macacae MIT 99-5501:
- a CDS encoding LTA synthase family protein — translation MQLSFVSAEVGLSDKLNLYKYGFLYDTRVICIALFVYLALVYVLKPLKHLCQKPNILLRASSVYAFVLGFVCASFAIVNFYYYEMYKTKIDIFIFGLKDDNTKEILGIIFRDYPVGVLTLCILFIAMFYAFVNSRILRKINMPLVRLRTFAVANLALICVLFIGARGSFGSFPLGEKDSTISTFASINALNPNPILAFSWAFSQYRADSDYFIADRDAFEREFLSLQKEIFTIQRTSPKSTKSTSQATSKPLPKPHIIINLMESFGSGALSFDYAFAQDLWQNLEQNAQDNTQVIQQNQQTHKNPRLDLLGSLREHFLSARVFEKTSKIKTQQDFRQDFVFWRFFSSNTGTAPSFFDLYFLSPTINLSTGKMKKHKLTHTPLDTLEQNGYEVVFITSSSGSWVNITEYLQNQGIKVYDASFLGAKYQDADKHKNSFGINDEYIYKCIMEILQSASKPTAIFTLTTSNHPPFITPSEFDEVNAPNITADVQERFNKKAKPKKVLGSFLYSNNAFGEFLNALKKSSVGKSTVVFATGDHHLRDLRAFPPRYNALNFAVPLYVYMPKQVQDSLKSAGRDIYYDPLRVGSHKDIFVSIFELFLDNAEYISLGGKNMLGSKNDKYEFGINAGIWASDEGIYYNGKLFRWRYGGDFGSLGELVETSFEPEQIGQASLKQVGQEQSSLKQASQRGQDFKHKYDRLNQMQFLWRINSAK, via the coding sequence ATGCAGCTGTCTTTTGTGAGTGCGGAGGTGGGATTAAGTGATAAGCTAAACCTCTACAAATATGGATTTCTCTATGATACACGCGTGATTTGCATAGCACTTTTTGTGTATCTAGCACTTGTATATGTGCTAAAGCCGCTTAAGCATTTGTGTCAAAAGCCAAATATTTTGCTACGCGCAAGTAGTGTCTATGCGTTTGTGCTTGGGTTTGTATGCGCTAGCTTTGCTATTGTAAATTTTTATTATTATGAAATGTATAAAACCAAGATTGATATTTTTATCTTTGGGCTAAAAGATGACAACACAAAAGAGATTTTAGGCATTATCTTTAGGGATTATCCTGTGGGTGTGCTTACCTTGTGTATATTATTCATCGCTATGTTTTATGCTTTTGTCAATTCTAGGATTTTGCGTAAAATCAATATGCCCCTTGTGCGACTTCGCACTTTTGCAGTGGCAAATCTCGCACTTATCTGCGTGCTTTTCATCGGTGCGCGTGGCTCTTTTGGCTCATTTCCACTAGGCGAGAAAGATAGTACTATCTCTACCTTTGCTTCTATAAACGCGCTAAATCCCAATCCGATTTTGGCGTTTTCTTGGGCTTTTTCGCAGTATAGGGCAGATAGTGATTATTTCATAGCAGATAGAGATGCTTTTGAGAGGGAGTTTTTGAGCTTACAAAAAGAGATTTTTACAATCCAAAGGACAAGCCCAAAATCCACAAAATCTACTTCACAAGCCACTTCAAAACCCCTGCCCAAACCTCATATCATCATAAACCTAATGGAGAGCTTTGGTAGCGGGGCTTTGAGCTTTGATTATGCTTTTGCGCAGGATTTGTGGCAAAATCTAGAGCAAAATGCGCAAGACAATACACAAGTAATACAACAAAATCAACAAACACACAAAAATCCAAGACTTGATTTGCTAGGTAGTTTAAGGGAGCATTTTTTGAGTGCAAGAGTTTTTGAAAAAACTTCAAAAATAAAAACACAGCAAGATTTTAGGCAAGATTTTGTGTTTTGGCGGTTTTTTAGCTCCAATACAGGAACTGCGCCATCGTTTTTTGATTTGTATTTTTTGAGCCCTACGATAAATCTCTCCACAGGCAAGATGAAAAAACACAAGCTAACGCACACGCCACTAGACACACTAGAGCAAAACGGCTATGAAGTGGTGTTTATCACTTCTAGTTCTGGCTCGTGGGTAAATATCACAGAATATCTACAAAATCAAGGCATAAAGGTTTATGATGCTTCGTTTTTGGGCGCGAAATATCAAGACGCTGATAAGCACAAAAATAGCTTTGGAATCAATGATGAGTATATCTACAAATGTATTATGGAAATATTGCAATCAGCTAGTAAGCCTACGGCGATTTTTACGCTTACTACTTCAAATCACCCGCCATTTATCACGCCAAGTGAGTTTGATGAGGTAAATGCCCCAAATATCACCGCAGATGTGCAAGAGAGGTTTAACAAAAAAGCCAAGCCAAAGAAAGTGCTAGGCTCGTTTTTGTATTCAAACAATGCCTTTGGAGAGTTTTTGAACGCACTAAAGAAATCTAGTGTTGGCAAAAGCACTGTGGTGTTTGCCACAGGGGACCACCATTTGAGAGATTTGAGAGCGTTTCCTCCGCGCTATAACGCGCTAAATTTTGCCGTGCCGTTGTATGTATATATGCCAAAGCAAGTGCAGGATTCTCTAAAATCTGCGGGTAGGGATATATACTATGACCCTTTGCGTGTGGGCTCTCACAAGGATATTTTCGTAAGCATTTTTGAGCTGTTTTTGGACAATGCCGAGTATATCTCACTAGGTGGTAAAAATATGCTAGGTAGCAAAAATGATAAGTATGAGTTTGGGATAAATGCGGGGATTTGGGCTAGTGATGAGGGAATCTACTATAATGGCAAACTTTTTAGGTGGCGATATGGTGGGGATTTTGGGAGTTTGGGCGAGCTAGTAGAGACTAGCTTTGAGCCCGAGCAAATTGGGCAAGCTAGCCTTAAGCAAGTCGGGCAAGAGCAATCTAGCCTTAAGCAAGCTAGTCAAAGAGGGCAAGACTTCAAGCACAAATATGATAGGCTAAATCAAATGCAGTTTTTGTGGAGGATAAATTCTGCAAAATAG
- a CDS encoding hydrogenase small subunit: MMYQQAKERLDSLSGLPACNADKNLHTELESKGISRRDFMKWAGAMTAALSLPASFVPLTARAAEVANRLPVIWLHMAECTGCSESLLRTEDPTIDSILFDIINLEYHETIMAASGHQAEQNLENAIKKHKGNYILMVEGGIPKGSSEYFLTIGAHGRTGAQECRDAAAGAAAIFSIGTCSSYGGVQAAAPNPTNAHPLDSIISKPVIKVPGCPPSEKNIVGNVLYFALFGKLPPTDAFGRPTWAYQHRIHDLCERRGHFDAGEFVQSFGDEGAKNGYCLYKVGCKGPYTFNNCSKLRFNSHTSWPIGAGHGCIGCSEPNFWDTMSPFERPLGNTPFHTAFGGYGADKTADTIGTVILAATAVGIAAHAVVSATQKAK, translated from the coding sequence ATGATGTATCAGCAGGCAAAGGAGAGATTGGATAGTTTGAGCGGTTTGCCCGCTTGCAATGCTGATAAAAATCTGCATACCGAGCTAGAATCAAAGGGTATTAGTAGGCGTGATTTTATGAAATGGGCGGGTGCTATGACAGCTGCACTATCGCTACCTGCGTCTTTTGTCCCACTTACTGCGCGTGCTGCTGAAGTGGCAAATCGCTTGCCTGTGATTTGGCTTCATATGGCAGAGTGCACGGGTTGTTCAGAGAGCTTGCTAAGGACAGAAGACCCAACGATTGATAGCATTTTGTTTGATATTATCAATCTTGAATACCACGAAACCATAATGGCAGCTTCTGGGCATCAAGCCGAGCAAAATCTAGAAAACGCTATCAAAAAACACAAAGGCAACTACATACTAATGGTAGAGGGTGGTATCCCAAAAGGCAGTAGCGAATACTTCCTAACTATCGGCGCACACGGACGCACAGGTGCACAAGAGTGTAGAGATGCCGCTGCTGGGGCTGCTGCTATATTTAGCATAGGGACTTGCTCTAGCTACGGAGGCGTGCAAGCTGCTGCGCCAAATCCCACCAATGCTCATCCGCTAGATTCTATCATCTCTAAGCCTGTGATAAAAGTCCCGGGCTGTCCTCCAAGTGAGAAAAATATCGTAGGCAATGTGCTTTATTTCGCGCTATTTGGCAAACTACCACCTACTGATGCTTTTGGGCGTCCTACTTGGGCTTATCAGCACAGAATCCACGATTTGTGCGAGCGCAGAGGGCATTTTGATGCGGGCGAGTTTGTCCAAAGCTTTGGTGATGAGGGTGCAAAAAATGGCTACTGCCTCTACAAAGTAGGGTGCAAAGGACCATATACTTTCAATAACTGCTCAAAATTGCGCTTCAATTCTCACACAAGCTGGCCAATCGGTGCAGGGCACGGCTGTATCGGTTGCTCAGAGCCAAATTTTTGGGATACGATGAGTCCATTTGAGCGACCACTTGGCAATACGCCATTCCACACTGCGTTTGGTGGGTATGGTGCGGATAAGACAGCTGATACGATAGGCACGGTGATTTTGGCGGCTACTGCGGTAGGTATCGCAGCGCACGCCGTAGTATCTGCTACACAAAAAGCTAAATAG
- a CDS encoding nickel-dependent hydrogenase large subunit yields MSKRVIVDPITRIEGHLRIEVIVDDNNVIQDAFSSSTLWRGLEKIIVGRDPRDAGFIAQRICGVCTYSHYKAGIMAVENALGIQPPLNATLTRSLMNMALFLHDHAVHFYTLHGLDWCDITSALNADPAKAAKEAYLYTDYPLAAGESELKAVQKRVGDFVKQGALGPFQNAYWGHKTYRFSPEQNLIVLSHYLKLLEVQREAAKMMAVFGGKQPHPQSLTVGGVTSVMDILDPSRLGEWKGKFDAVADFVNRAYWPDLVMAGKVYANEPSVTQVGCGVKNFLSFQEIQVGADEYLYSTGIVKNGDLSTLHQVDESLIAEEVTNSWYKYENTDKVALHPYDGQTTPNYTGFVDGTSIGADGKETKSKNLKLDGKYSWIKSPRYDGEPMEVGPLATVVVGLAAKNPYITPVAQKFLAQTGLPVEALFSTLGRTAARCIEAKVIVDNGLKAFNALVENLKVDTRTCATYSIDEKKEYKGRFIGNVPRGMLSHWVRIKDGKVQNYQAIVPSTWNGGPRDSKGKKGPYEMSLIGTKVANITQPLEIIRHIHSFDPCIACAVHLMDTKGNEIAQYKVEPAFARI; encoded by the coding sequence ATGTCAAAGCGAGTAATAGTAGACCCAATCACGCGGATTGAGGGGCATTTGCGGATTGAAGTGATTGTAGATGACAACAATGTAATCCAAGATGCGTTTTCTTCATCGACACTATGGAGAGGGCTAGAGAAAATCATCGTAGGGCGCGACCCTAGAGATGCTGGATTTATCGCGCAAAGAATCTGTGGTGTTTGCACTTATAGCCACTACAAAGCGGGCATTATGGCAGTGGAAAATGCACTTGGCATACAGCCTCCACTAAATGCCACCCTCACAAGAAGCCTTATGAATATGGCGTTGTTTTTGCACGACCACGCTGTGCATTTCTATACATTGCACGGGCTTGATTGGTGCGACATCACTTCAGCACTAAATGCAGACCCTGCAAAAGCTGCAAAAGAAGCATATCTCTACACAGACTATCCACTTGCAGCAGGAGAGAGTGAGCTAAAAGCAGTGCAAAAAAGAGTGGGCGACTTTGTCAAGCAAGGTGCGCTAGGACCATTCCAAAACGCATATTGGGGGCATAAAACTTATAGATTTTCCCCAGAGCAAAATCTAATCGTATTATCCCACTACCTAAAACTCCTTGAAGTCCAAAGAGAAGCAGCAAAGATGATGGCTGTGTTTGGTGGTAAGCAGCCTCACCCACAAAGCCTAACTGTAGGTGGCGTAACTTCTGTAATGGATATACTAGACCCAAGTAGATTAGGCGAGTGGAAAGGCAAATTTGACGCGGTGGCGGATTTTGTGAATCGTGCTTATTGGCCTGATTTGGTAATGGCGGGCAAAGTCTATGCAAATGAACCCTCTGTAACGCAAGTGGGCTGTGGAGTGAAAAACTTCCTATCTTTCCAAGAAATCCAAGTAGGAGCTGATGAGTATCTATACAGCACGGGTATCGTAAAAAATGGCGATTTAAGCACACTTCATCAAGTAGATGAAAGCCTAATCGCTGAAGAAGTAACCAACTCTTGGTATAAATACGAAAACACTGACAAAGTAGCTCTCCACCCCTATGATGGGCAAACTACACCAAACTACACAGGGTTTGTAGATGGCACAAGCATAGGCGCAGATGGCAAAGAAACAAAGAGCAAAAACCTCAAACTTGATGGCAAATACTCTTGGATAAAATCTCCTCGATATGATGGAGAGCCTATGGAAGTAGGACCTCTAGCCACTGTGGTGGTAGGACTAGCAGCCAAAAATCCATACATTACTCCTGTGGCTCAAAAATTCCTAGCTCAAACAGGACTGCCCGTAGAAGCACTATTTAGCACGCTTGGGCGCACAGCAGCTCGCTGTATAGAAGCAAAAGTCATCGTTGATAATGGACTAAAAGCATTTAACGCACTTGTAGAAAATCTAAAAGTCGATACTCGCACTTGCGCGACTTATAGTATTGATGAGAAAAAAGAGTATAAGGGTAGATTTATCGGCAATGTCCCACGCGGTATGCTAAGCCATTGGGTAAGAATCAAAGACGGCAAAGTCCAAAACTACCAAGCTATCGTGCCTAGCACTTGGAATGGTGGACCTAGAGATTCTAAGGGCAAAAAGGGACCTTATGAGATGAGCCTCATCGGCACAAAAGTGGCAAATATCACTCAACCACTAGAAATCATACGACATATTCACTCATTTGACCCTTGTATAGCGTGCGCTGTGCATCTAATGGATACCAAAGGCAATGAAATCGCTCAATACAAGGTTGAGCCAGCCTTTGCAAGAATCTAG
- the cybH gene encoding Ni/Fe-hydrogenase, b-type cytochrome subunit — MREAIGSGEKEFMAHEEFSLLTRVFHWLRAFSIFALIITGFYIAMPFLQTTPSSEPTGFTQGYVRSVHLICGFVLIGISIFRVYLFFFDKEGCSEERRSFGQFLQPSVWIEQIKTYIFIGRHPHIDGAYNPLQFATYFFLGVLVLLISLTGVALYGNVYHSGLGGVLGVCFKWVEVVCGGIANVRVIHHILTWAFIIFIPVHIYLAVWNSVKYPNGGVDSIVSGVRYQGKLKV; from the coding sequence ATGAGAGAAGCGATTGGTTCAGGCGAAAAAGAGTTTATGGCGCACGAAGAGTTCTCTTTGCTTACGAGAGTTTTTCATTGGCTTAGGGCTTTTAGCATTTTCGCGCTTATCATCACGGGGTTTTATATCGCTATGCCGTTTTTGCAAACGACACCTAGCAGTGAGCCTACGGGCTTTACGCAAGGGTATGTGCGAAGTGTGCATTTGATATGTGGCTTTGTGCTGATTGGGATTTCGATTTTTCGGGTGTATTTGTTTTTCTTTGACAAAGAGGGTTGTAGTGAGGAGAGACGCTCTTTTGGGCAGTTTTTGCAACCAAGTGTGTGGATAGAGCAGATTAAGACTTATATCTTTATCGGTAGGCATCCACATATTGACGGTGCATATAATCCTTTGCAATTTGCTACATATTTCTTTTTAGGTGTGCTTGTGCTACTTATCAGCCTTACAGGTGTCGCGCTATATGGCAATGTCTATCATAGCGGGCTAGGTGGTGTGCTTGGTGTTTGCTTCAAGTGGGTAGAAGTAGTGTGTGGCGGGATTGCAAATGTCCGCGTGATTCACCATATATTGACTTGGGCGTTTATCATTTTTATCCCTGTGCATATTTACCTTGCTGTGTGGAATTCTGTGAAGTATCCAAATGGTGGCGTAGATAGTATCGTAAGTGGTGTGCGCTATCAAGGCAAACTAAAAGTCTAA
- a CDS encoding HyaD/HybD family hydrogenase maturation endopeptidase, producing MKVLVLGIGNILFGDEGIGVHLMNYLKLNYKFTSPLDSNQTPTHSLEFIDGGTLAQALIPLIVEYDFVLILDTVDVSGGKIGDVYSFSFDALPKQVSWAGSAHEVEMLQTLRLTQVMGDLPQIHIVGIIPEIIGEDTTFALSKELLSNVATMEAEAIKQLESLGFSAKKIPSPLPLQEIADKSYKGFD from the coding sequence ATGAAAGTCCTTGTGCTTGGCATTGGCAATATTTTGTTTGGCGATGAGGGCATAGGCGTGCATTTGATGAACTACCTAAAGCTAAACTACAAATTTACTTCCCCACTAGATTCTAACCAAACTCCAACCCATAGCCTAGAATTTATCGATGGTGGCACGCTTGCCCAAGCTCTTATCCCCCTCATCGTAGAGTATGATTTCGTGCTTATACTAGACACCGTAGATGTGAGCGGTGGCAAGATAGGAGATGTGTATAGCTTCTCTTTTGATGCTTTGCCTAAGCAAGTCTCTTGGGCAGGGAGTGCGCACGAAGTCGAAATGCTACAAACGCTTCGTCTCACACAAGTTATGGGTGATTTGCCACAAATACATATCGTGGGGATTATCCCTGAAATCATCGGCGAGGATACGACTTTCGCACTATCTAAAGAACTTCTCTCAAATGTCGCTACTATGGAAGCTGAAGCGATAAAACAGCTAGAATCTCTAGGATTTAGTGCTAAAAAAATACCCTCTCCCCTCCCACTACAAGAAATCGCAGATAAGTCATACAAAGGCTTTGATTAG
- the thiD gene encoding bifunctional hydroxymethylpyrimidine kinase/phosphomethylpyrimidine kinase translates to MPPKSTTLPPVLTIAGSDCSGGAGLQADLKTFSAHKLYGMSIVLSVVAENTARVISSYDLPPSAIDEQFEAVFSDIVPKASKIGMLGSEPILECVRENLVRYTPANVVLDPVMFAKNGYPLMPKPVREKLASILPLCDVLTPNLPEASELVGFEITSLESMKKAAQILYDKGAKSVLIKGGHSKQNPQNSNDIFYNGSEFVLLESSRIDTKNTHGTGCTLSSAIACNLAQGKDALSSVRLAKKYVYGAILHSLNLGKGNGPTNHFFGL, encoded by the coding sequence ATCCCGCCCAAAAGCACCACGCTACCACCTGTGCTTACTATAGCAGGGAGTGATTGCAGTGGAGGGGCAGGCTTGCAAGCGGATTTAAAAACATTTAGTGCGCACAAACTATACGGAATGAGTATCGTGCTAAGTGTCGTAGCAGAAAACACAGCGCGAGTAATATCTAGCTATGATTTACCACCAAGTGCGATAGATGAGCAGTTTGAAGCGGTGTTTAGCGACATAGTGCCAAAGGCAAGCAAAATCGGTATGCTAGGGAGCGAACCAATCCTAGAATGTGTGAGAGAAAATCTAGTGCGATACACTCCTGCAAATGTCGTGCTAGACCCTGTGATGTTTGCCAAAAATGGCTACCCTCTTATGCCAAAACCTGTGCGAGAAAAGCTAGCTAGTATTTTGCCCCTATGTGATGTGCTTACACCAAATCTCCCCGAAGCAAGCGAGCTAGTGGGCTTTGAAATCACTAGCCTAGAATCGATGAAAAAAGCCGCGCAGATTTTGTATGACAAAGGAGCAAAATCCGTGCTAATCAAAGGCGGACACAGCAAGCAAAACCCACAAAATTCCAACGACATTTTTTATAATGGAAGCGAGTTTGTCCTGCTAGAATCTAGCCGCATAGACACCAAAAACACGCACGGCACAGGCTGCACGCTAAGTAGTGCAATCGCTTGCAATCTAGCGCAAGGCAAAGACGCGCTAAGCTCCGTGCGACTAGCAAAGAAGTATGTCTATGGAGCGATACTTCATAGCCTAAATCTAGGGAAAGGGAATGGACCTACAAACCACTTTTTTGGGCTTTGA
- the gpmI gene encoding 2,3-bisphosphoglycerate-independent phosphoglycerate mutase translates to MNTNALRAPQKCVLIITDGIGHKPPSPYNAFANATKPTYDWLFENVPYSLIHTYGGSVGLPHGQMGNSEVGHTSIGSGRVLYQDLVRISRAIEDGSLSKNPLLQEHARESSEVHLLGLMSDGGVHSHLEHFLAMANIYAGLDKRVWLHLITDGRDVLPTSALGYLEQVQNLCDSCESVRIGSVSGRYYAMDRDKRWERVEEAYRVLAYGISDLPAKNQRKDSSITPKEYIENSYKQGITDEFIKPKAFNGFGGFAPQDGLVMINFRSDRAREIIEVLGSDSFGEFEREKWFGKGIASPAKHILTMTQYDETFPYPILFPKITPQNTLAEVISREGKTQVHIAETEKYAHVTFFFNGGIEEPFLGESRVLIPSPKVATYDLQPQMSAPEVGAAVCEAIKSGSDFVVVNFANGDMVGHTGKYQAALKAVEAVDKELGAIYEVAKKEGYAVILTSDHGNCEEMQNDKGEIKTNHTVGDVYCFILANGVKSVGEGALNNIAPTVLKIMGIEIPKEMDSPLI, encoded by the coding sequence ATGAATACAAATGCGCTTAGAGCTCCGCAAAAATGCGTGCTTATCATCACAGATGGGATAGGGCATAAGCCTCCCTCGCCTTACAATGCCTTTGCCAATGCGACAAAGCCTACTTATGATTGGCTGTTTGAGAATGTGCCTTATAGCCTTATACATACTTATGGTGGCTCTGTGGGGCTACCACACGGGCAGATGGGTAACTCTGAAGTGGGGCATACAAGTATCGGCTCTGGGCGTGTGCTATATCAAGATTTGGTTCGTATCTCTAGAGCGATAGAAGACGGCTCTTTGTCAAAAAACCCACTACTACAAGAGCACGCTAGAGAATCTAGCGAAGTGCATTTGCTAGGGCTTATGAGCGATGGTGGGGTGCATTCGCATTTGGAGCATTTTTTGGCTATGGCAAACATCTATGCAGGGCTAGATAAACGCGTATGGCTTCATCTAATCACTGATGGGCGAGATGTGCTACCTACCTCTGCGCTAGGCTACTTAGAGCAAGTGCAAAATCTATGTGATAGCTGCGAGAGTGTGCGTATAGGCAGTGTAAGTGGGCGATACTATGCTATGGATAGAGATAAGCGGTGGGAGAGGGTAGAGGAGGCGTATAGAGTGCTTGCTTATGGCATTAGCGATTTGCCTGCAAAAAATCAGCGCAAGGATTCTAGCATAACTCCCAAAGAATATATTGAAAACTCGTATAAGCAAGGCATTACTGATGAATTTATCAAACCAAAGGCGTTTAATGGATTTGGTGGGTTTGCCCCACAAGATGGGCTAGTGATGATAAACTTTCGCTCCGATAGAGCGAGGGAAATCATAGAAGTGCTTGGTAGCGATTCTTTTGGCGAGTTTGAGCGTGAAAAGTGGTTTGGCAAAGGGATTGCTAGTCCTGCAAAGCATATACTCACTATGACACAATATGATGAGACATTTCCATATCCTATTTTGTTTCCAAAGATTACTCCGCAAAACACTCTTGCCGAAGTGATAAGCAGGGAGGGCAAAACCCAAGTGCATATCGCCGAGACAGAGAAATACGCCCACGTAACTTTCTTTTTTAATGGTGGGATAGAAGAGCCGTTTTTGGGAGAATCTCGCGTGCTGATTCCTTCGCCAAAGGTGGCTACTTATGATTTGCAGCCACAGATGAGTGCGCCAGAGGTGGGAGCTGCTGTGTGTGAGGCGATAAAGTCTGGAAGTGATTTTGTGGTGGTAAATTTTGCAAATGGCGATATGGTAGGGCACACAGGCAAATACCAAGCCGCACTCAAAGCCGTAGAAGCGGTGGATAAAGAGTTAGGTGCAATCTATGAAGTCGCAAAAAAAGAGGGCTATGCTGTAATCCTCACAAGCGACCACGGCAACTGCGAGGAGATGCAAAACGATAAGGGCGAGATAAAGACAAATCATACCGTGGGTGATGTGTATTGCTTCATACTAGCAAATGGTGTAAAAAGCGTAGGCGAGGGTGCTCTAAATAATATCGCGCCTACAGTGCTAAAGATAATGGGCATAGAAATCCCCAAAGAAATGGATAGCCCACTTATATAG
- a CDS encoding sugar transporter encodes MTPMQKKRVIVSFTSWLPVLSLTCAAFVFNTSEFIPIGLLSAIASDFSMSEARAGLLITIYAWVVALASLPLMLRFSHTELRRLMLWVMAIFVLSHGLSALASSYYTLMASRIGVALSHALFWSIASPMAIKAAPRGKHSMALGFIVAGSSLALTAGLPLGRVIGLYIDWRSTFACIGILAFCIMVLFWRVFPTMPSTQNISAKTLPTLLSNTAFRRICLLTLIFITGEFCTYSYIEPFLAQSLKDSGVTYALVVFGGSGIIASIAFSKHYDKHHLAFVNLCLFGVVGSLLVLYFISHYLWLVIVLCGFWGFAIACFNIVFQSQTIASVPQASAVAMSIFSGIYNVGIGSGAFIGGVVCEKLGVEFVGFIGGAVAFIACMYYLRKMPFARVFHRFRLKNRKI; translated from the coding sequence ATGACACCAATGCAAAAAAAACGCGTGATAGTTAGCTTCACCTCGTGGCTTCCTGTGCTTAGCCTTACTTGTGCAGCTTTTGTGTTCAACACAAGCGAGTTTATCCCCATAGGGCTTCTTAGTGCGATAGCTAGCGATTTTTCTATGAGTGAGGCGCGTGCAGGACTACTCATCACTATCTATGCGTGGGTCGTAGCCCTTGCTTCTCTACCACTTATGCTTAGATTTTCTCACACAGAACTTCGTAGGCTTATGCTTTGGGTTATGGCGATATTTGTGCTTAGCCACGGTCTATCTGCGCTCGCTAGTAGCTACTACACACTTATGGCTTCGCGCATAGGAGTTGCCCTCTCTCACGCTCTTTTTTGGTCCATAGCTTCGCCTATGGCGATAAAAGCCGCCCCTAGAGGAAAGCACTCTATGGCATTAGGATTTATCGTGGCGGGTAGCTCCCTAGCTCTCACAGCTGGACTACCTCTAGGACGCGTAATCGGGCTTTATATCGATTGGCGTAGCACATTTGCGTGTATAGGGATTTTGGCTTTTTGCATTATGGTGCTATTTTGGCGTGTGTTTCCCACTATGCCTAGCACCCAAAATATCTCGGCCAAAACCCTCCCCACACTACTATCAAATACTGCCTTTCGCAGAATCTGCCTCCTAACGCTTATCTTCATCACAGGAGAATTTTGCACATATAGCTATATCGAGCCCTTTTTAGCCCAAAGCCTAAAAGATAGCGGTGTTACTTACGCGCTAGTAGTGTTTGGTGGGAGTGGCATTATCGCTAGTATCGCCTTTTCAAAGCATTATGACAAGCACCATTTAGCCTTTGTAAATCTCTGTCTTTTTGGCGTTGTTGGTAGTTTGCTTGTGTTGTATTTCATCTCACATTATTTGTGGCTAGTGATTGTGCTATGTGGATTTTGGGGATTTGCAATCGCGTGTTTTAATATCGTATTCCAATCCCAAACCATAGCCTCTGTCCCACAAGCAAGTGCTGTGGCAATGTCGATTTTTTCGGGGATTTATAATGTCGGCATTGGTAGTGGAGCATTTATCGGTGGTGTAGTGTGTGAGAAGCTAGGCGTAGAGTTTGTAGGCTTTATCGGTGGAGCAGTGGCATTTATCGCGTGTATGTATTACTTACGAAAAATGCCATTTGCAAGAGTGTTTCATCGCTTTAGGCTAAAAAATCGCAAAATCTAA
- the rplT gene encoding 50S ribosomal protein L20 has product MRVKTGVVRRRRHKKVLKQAKGFYSGRRKHFRKAKEQLERSLCYAFRDRKQKKRDFRSLWIIRINAACRMQDMSYSKFMHGLKLANIEMDRKILADMAMNDIASFNKLIDSAKSALK; this is encoded by the coding sequence ATGAGAGTAAAAACAGGCGTAGTGCGCCGCAGGCGACACAAAAAAGTCCTAAAACAAGCAAAAGGTTTTTATAGCGGGCGTAGGAAGCACTTCCGCAAAGCAAAAGAGCAGCTAGAGCGAAGTTTGTGCTATGCGTTTCGCGACAGGAAGCAAAAAAAGCGTGATTTTAGGAGTCTTTGGATTATCCGTATCAACGCTGCGTGCAGAATGCAGGATATGAGTTACTCGAAGTTTATGCACGGGCTAAAGCTCGCAAATATCGAAATGGATAGAAAAATCCTAGCCGATATGGCGATGAATGACATCGCTAGCTTCAACAAGCTCATAGACAGCGCAAAATCAGCATTGAAGTAG
- the rpmI gene encoding 50S ribosomal protein L35, with translation MPKMKTNRGAAKRFKCKKNLIKRGSAFRSHILTKKSPKRKARLKSPHFVHSANIDSVKNLLCQA, from the coding sequence ATGCCAAAGATGAAAACAAATCGCGGGGCAGCCAAAAGGTTTAAATGCAAAAAAAACCTTATCAAGCGTGGTAGTGCGTTTCGCAGTCATATATTGACAAAAAAATCGCCAAAGCGCAAAGCGCGGCTAAAGTCGCCTCATTTTGTGCATAGTGCAAATATTGATTCTGTGAAAAATCTGCTTTGCCAAGCCTAA